A genome region from Thermomonospora amylolytica includes the following:
- a CDS encoding urease accessory protein UreD: MTRRYTAHAAVTAERGPDGRTRLTRLRSDGPLALRQAPDAVYLVGAAAGPLGGDELRLDVRVGPGARLTVRSAAGTLALPGDGESRCTVRAHVAEGGRLDFAPEPTVAAAGSRHRAVTEIHLAEGAALRWREELVLGRHGEEPGRHAGRLDVTVGGVPLLRHELDLTDPPVRRSPAVLGRARAVGSLLLAGAGHADAHTATGAHAAEGLSVLPLAGPAVLITAFGDDSADLRRRLERAERQADTGSPASPAVSR; this comes from the coding sequence ATGACCCGCCGCTACACCGCCCATGCCGCGGTGACCGCCGAGCGCGGGCCGGACGGGCGGACCCGGCTGACCCGGCTGCGCTCGGACGGGCCGCTGGCGCTGCGCCAGGCCCCCGACGCGGTCTACCTGGTGGGGGCGGCGGCCGGGCCGCTGGGCGGCGACGAGCTGCGGCTGGACGTGCGGGTCGGGCCGGGCGCGCGGCTGACGGTGCGGTCGGCGGCGGGCACGCTGGCGCTGCCGGGCGACGGCGAGTCCCGCTGCACCGTGCGGGCGCACGTCGCCGAGGGCGGGCGGCTGGACTTCGCGCCGGAGCCGACCGTGGCCGCCGCCGGGTCCCGGCACCGTGCGGTGACCGAGATCCATCTGGCCGAGGGGGCCGCCCTGCGCTGGCGGGAGGAGCTGGTCCTCGGCCGGCACGGCGAGGAGCCCGGCCGTCATGCGGGGCGGCTGGACGTGACGGTCGGCGGCGTGCCGCTGCTGCGCCATGAGCTCGACCTGACCGACCCGCCGGTCCGCCGCAGCCCCGCCGTGCTGGGCCGGGCGCGGGCGGTGGGGTCGCTGCTGCTGGCCGGTGCCGGCCACGCCGACGCGCACACGGCCACAGGCGCGCACGCCGCCGAGGGCCTGTCGGTGCTGCCGCTGGCCGGCCCGGCGGTGCTGATCACCGCGTTCGGCGACGACTCGGCGGACCTGCGCCGCCGCCTGGAGCGCGCGGAACGTCAGGCCGACACCGGCTCCCCGGCGAGCCCGGCGGTGTCCCGGTAG
- the ureG gene encoding urease accessory protein UreG has product MGAFHGDDPHSAPDVRGRALRLGIGGPVGSGKTALTAALCRTLREELSLAVVTNDIYTTEDADFLRRAAVLSDDRIGAVRTGCCPHTAIRDDISANLDAIEALEERHRPLDLVIVESGGDNLTATFSRGLVDRQIFVLDTSGGDKVPRKGGPGVTASDLLVVNKTDLAPLVGADLGVMARDAAAVRGDRPVLFTSLREEPGAPTVADWVRGLIHHRHPVG; this is encoded by the coding sequence TTGGGTGCCTTTCACGGCGACGACCCGCACAGCGCACCGGACGTCCGCGGCCGGGCGCTGCGGCTGGGCATCGGCGGGCCGGTCGGCAGCGGCAAGACCGCGCTGACCGCCGCGCTGTGCCGGACGCTGCGCGAGGAGCTGTCGCTGGCGGTGGTGACCAACGACATCTACACCACCGAGGACGCCGACTTCCTGCGGCGGGCCGCGGTGCTGTCCGACGACCGGATCGGCGCGGTGCGCACCGGCTGCTGCCCGCACACCGCGATCCGCGACGACATCTCCGCCAACCTGGACGCGATCGAGGCGCTGGAGGAACGGCACCGGCCGCTGGACCTGGTCATCGTGGAGAGCGGCGGCGACAACCTGACCGCCACGTTCAGCCGGGGCCTGGTGGACCGGCAGATCTTCGTGCTGGACACCTCCGGCGGCGACAAGGTGCCGCGCAAGGGCGGTCCGGGCGTCACCGCCTCGGACCTGCTGGTGGTCAACAAGACCGACCTGGCCCCGCTGGTGGGCGCCGACCTCGGGGTGATGGCGCGGGACGCGGCGGCGGTGCGCGGCGACCGGCCGGTGCTGTTCACCTCGCTGCGCGAGGAGCCGGGCGCCCCGACGGTGGCGGACTGGGTGCGGGGGCTGATCCACCACCGGCACCCGGTGGGATGA
- a CDS encoding urease accessory protein UreF, protein MNAALLLLADARLPSGGHAHSGGLEPAASAGAVADVAALAEFLRGRLATTGLVTAALAAAACASGPGGWARLDLETDARTPSPAQRRASRAQGRSLLRAVRAAWPGPSLDTLAGLNEAGPHHPVVLGAATAVAGGGPGDAASVAACGSVTGPASAAVRLLGLDPLAVHRALAGLAADIDAVAERAAGHAHGDPADLPAASAPLLDLYAELHLGADLRLFES, encoded by the coding sequence ATGAACGCCGCGTTGCTGCTGCTGGCCGACGCCCGCCTCCCGTCGGGCGGGCACGCCCACTCCGGCGGGCTGGAGCCGGCCGCCTCCGCCGGCGCGGTCGCCGACGTGGCCGCCCTGGCGGAGTTCCTGCGCGGCAGGCTGGCGACCACCGGCCTGGTCACCGCCGCACTGGCGGCCGCGGCCTGTGCGAGCGGTCCCGGCGGGTGGGCGCGGCTGGACCTGGAGACCGACGCCCGCACCCCCTCCCCCGCCCAGCGCCGGGCGTCGCGGGCGCAGGGCCGTTCCCTGCTGCGGGCGGTACGGGCGGCCTGGCCCGGCCCGTCGCTGGACACCCTGGCCGGGCTGAACGAGGCGGGGCCGCACCACCCGGTCGTGCTGGGCGCGGCGACCGCCGTGGCCGGGGGCGGTCCGGGCGACGCGGCGTCCGTCGCGGCCTGCGGATCGGTCACCGGGCCGGCGTCTGCGGCGGTGCGGCTGCTGGGGCTGGATCCGCTGGCGGTGCACCGCGCCCTGGCGGGCCTGGCCGCCGACATCGACGCGGTCGCCGAGCGCGCCGCCGGGCACGCCCACGGCGACCCCGCCGACCTGCCCGCGGCCTCGGCGCCGCTGCTGGACCTGTACGCCGAGCTTCATCTGGGCGCGGACCTGCGCCTGTTCGAATCCTGA
- a CDS encoding urease subunit alpha has product MAELSRQRYAALFGPTVGDRIRLADTDLFVEVTEDRAMGPAGAGDEAVFGGGKVIRESMGQARATRAEGAVDLVITGAVVLDHWGVVKADVGVRDGRIVALGKAGNPDTMDGVHPGLVIGPSTEVLAGNGKILTAGAVDSHVHLICPQLLQEALGAGVTTVLGGGTGPAEGTKATTVTGAWYLHRMLEALDAWPVNVALLGKGNTVSAEALWEQLRAGASGFKLHEDWGSTPAAIDACLRVADASGVQVALHTDTLNEAGYVESTLAAIDGRSIHAYHTEGAGGGHAPDIITVAAHPNVLPSSTNPTRPHTVNTLDEHLDMLMVCHHLNPSVPEDLAFAESRIRPTTMAAEDVLHDLGAISMIGSDSQAMGRIGETVIRTWQTAHVMKNRRGSLPGDGAADNLRARRYVAKYTINPAIAHGLDGEVGSVEPGKLADLVLWDPAFFGVRPAVVIKGGMIAWAAMGDANASIPTPQPVLPRPMFGAAPAVAPGTSLHFVSQAAIDDGLAGRIAVRRALVPVRDTRRIGKADMPLNDALPRIEVDPDTFTVSIDGDEVEPAPATELPMAQRYFLF; this is encoded by the coding sequence ATGGCTGAGCTGTCCAGACAGCGGTACGCCGCGCTGTTCGGGCCCACGGTGGGCGACCGGATCCGGCTGGCCGACACCGACCTGTTCGTCGAGGTGACCGAGGACCGGGCGATGGGGCCTGCCGGGGCCGGCGACGAGGCGGTGTTCGGCGGCGGCAAGGTGATCCGCGAGTCGATGGGGCAGGCCCGCGCCACCCGCGCGGAGGGCGCGGTCGACCTGGTGATCACCGGCGCGGTGGTGCTGGACCACTGGGGGGTGGTCAAGGCCGACGTGGGGGTCCGCGACGGGCGGATCGTGGCGCTCGGCAAGGCCGGCAACCCCGACACCATGGACGGGGTGCATCCCGGCCTGGTGATCGGGCCGTCCACCGAGGTGCTGGCGGGCAACGGCAAGATCCTCACCGCCGGGGCGGTGGACTCGCACGTGCACCTGATCTGCCCGCAGTTGCTGCAGGAGGCGCTGGGGGCGGGGGTGACGACGGTGCTGGGCGGCGGCACCGGACCGGCCGAGGGCACCAAGGCCACCACCGTGACCGGCGCCTGGTACCTGCACCGGATGCTGGAGGCGCTGGACGCCTGGCCGGTGAACGTGGCGCTGCTCGGCAAGGGCAACACGGTGTCGGCCGAGGCGCTGTGGGAGCAACTGCGCGCCGGGGCCTCGGGGTTCAAGCTGCACGAGGACTGGGGGTCCACGCCCGCCGCGATCGACGCCTGCCTGAGGGTCGCCGACGCCTCCGGGGTGCAGGTCGCGCTGCACACCGACACCCTCAACGAGGCCGGGTACGTGGAGTCCACGCTGGCGGCGATCGACGGCCGGTCGATCCACGCGTACCACACCGAGGGGGCCGGCGGCGGGCACGCGCCGGACATCATCACGGTCGCCGCGCACCCGAACGTGCTGCCGTCCTCGACCAACCCGACCCGGCCGCACACCGTCAACACCCTCGACGAGCACCTGGACATGCTGATGGTGTGCCACCACCTCAACCCGTCGGTGCCCGAGGACCTGGCGTTCGCCGAGTCGCGGATCCGGCCGACCACCATGGCGGCCGAGGACGTCCTGCACGACCTGGGCGCGATCTCGATGATCGGCTCGGACTCGCAGGCGATGGGCCGGATCGGCGAGACGGTCATCCGGACCTGGCAGACCGCGCACGTGATGAAGAACCGCCGGGGATCCCTGCCGGGCGACGGGGCCGCCGACAACCTGCGCGCCCGCCGGTACGTGGCCAAGTACACGATCAACCCGGCGATCGCGCACGGCCTAGACGGCGAGGTCGGCTCGGTGGAGCCGGGCAAGCTGGCCGACCTGGTGCTGTGGGACCCGGCGTTCTTCGGGGTGCGGCCCGCCGTGGTGATCAAGGGCGGGATGATCGCGTGGGCGGCGATGGGCGACGCCAACGCCTCCATCCCCACCCCGCAGCCGGTGCTGCCGCGCCCGATGTTCGGCGCCGCTCCGGCGGTGGCGCCGGGGACCTCGCTGCACTTCGTGTCGCAGGCGGCGATCGACGACGGGCTGGCCGGCCGGATCGCGGTACGGCGGGCGCTGGTGCCGGTCAGGGACACCCGCCGGATCGGCAAGGCCGACATGCCGTTGAACGACGCGCTGCCCCGCATCGAGGTGGATCCCGACACGTTCACCGTCAGCATCGACGGCGACGAGGTCGAGCCCGCCCCGGCGACCGAGCTGCCGATGGCGCAGCGGTACTTCCTGTTCTGA
- a CDS encoding urease subunit beta: protein MIPGEVVCGDAPVELNPGRERVTVTVVNTGDRPVQVGSHYHFAAANPALEFDRAAAHGRRLDVPAGTAVRFEPGITREVPLVPLAGARIVPGLRLEGGGALDG, encoded by the coding sequence GTGATCCCCGGCGAGGTGGTCTGCGGGGACGCCCCGGTGGAGCTGAACCCGGGCCGGGAGCGGGTGACGGTCACGGTGGTCAACACCGGGGACCGGCCGGTGCAGGTGGGGTCGCACTACCACTTCGCGGCGGCCAACCCGGCGCTGGAGTTCGACCGGGCGGCCGCGCACGGGCGGCGGCTGGACGTCCCCGCGGGGACCGCGGTGCGGTTCGAGCCCGGGATCACCCGGGAGGTGCCGCTGGTGCCGCTGGCGGGCGCGCGGATCGTGCCCGGCCTGCGGCTGGAGGGCGGTGGAGCGCTCGATGGCTGA
- a CDS encoding urease subunit gamma, with the protein MLITPHEQERLLIHVAAQVARERRARGLRLNHPEATAIIAAFVLEGARDGRGVAELMEAGRSVLAREDVLEGVPEMLESVQIEATFPDGTKLVTVHRPIP; encoded by the coding sequence GTGCTGATCACCCCACACGAACAGGAAAGACTGCTGATTCATGTGGCCGCGCAGGTGGCCCGGGAACGGCGGGCCCGCGGGCTGCGGCTCAACCACCCCGAGGCCACCGCGATCATCGCGGCCTTCGTGCTGGAGGGCGCCCGGGACGGGCGCGGCGTGGCCGAGCTGATGGAGGCCGGCCGGTCCGTGCTGGCCCGGGAGGACGTGCTGGAGGGGGTGCCGGAGATGCTGGAGTCGGTCCAGATCGAGGCGACGTTCCCGGACGGGACCAAGCTCGTCACCGTGCACAGGCCGATCCCGTGA
- a CDS encoding putative glycolipid-binding domain-containing protein produces MTRSVVWVKPEGAELAEVRLGRLGAGTLTASGWAIGGDPLPYRLEYELSTGDRYVTARLLVRAEGVDPDGGPWRRSLELVNGPGEVWSVRAKAEGHAALPPPGGDAAGLTGALDCDLGLSPLTNTMPVLRSGLLDGGGPAEFLMAWVSVPDLAVRPSRQTYAFVRRDGEHSVVRFSEPGFVNDIVFDRDGLVVDYPAIGRRVGAP; encoded by the coding sequence GTGACCAGATCCGTGGTGTGGGTGAAGCCGGAGGGCGCCGAGCTGGCCGAGGTGCGGCTCGGCCGGCTCGGCGCGGGGACGCTGACCGCCTCCGGATGGGCGATCGGCGGTGACCCGCTGCCGTACCGGCTGGAGTACGAGCTGTCCACCGGCGACCGGTACGTGACGGCGCGGCTGCTGGTGCGGGCCGAGGGCGTCGATCCGGACGGCGGGCCGTGGCGGCGTTCGCTGGAGCTGGTCAACGGGCCGGGTGAGGTCTGGTCGGTCAGGGCCAAGGCGGAGGGGCACGCGGCGCTGCCACCGCCCGGCGGTGACGCCGCCGGGCTGACCGGGGCGCTGGACTGCGATCTGGGCCTGTCGCCGCTGACCAACACGATGCCGGTGCTGCGGTCGGGGCTGCTGGACGGCGGCGGGCCGGCCGAGTTCCTGATGGCGTGGGTGTCGGTGCCCGACCTGGCGGTGCGCCCGTCCCGGCAGACGTACGCCTTCGTCCGCCGGGACGGGGAGCACTCGGTGGTCAGGTTCTCGGAGCCGGGCTTCGTGAACGACATCGTCTTCGACCGCGACGGCCTGGTGGTGGACTACCCGGCCATCGGGCGGCGGGTGGGCGCGCCCTAA
- the dnaG gene encoding DNA primase, translating to MAGRIRNEDIALVRERSPIADVVGEYLQLRNAGGGDLKGLCPFHDEKSPSFNVTPSRGLYWCFGCGEGGDVITFVQKMEHLTFAEAVQRLAAKAGVELRYEEGGYGPRRQDGQRARLVEAHRLAAEFYAERLSSDEAMIGRRFLAERGFEAAHAEHFGVGYAPREWEALVRHLRGRGFSDTELITAGLAREGRRGPVDRFRGRLMWPIRDMTGDVIGFGARRLYDNDDGPKYLNTPETPLFKKGSVLYGADLAKKEMARRRQAVIVEGYTDVMACHLAGVPTAVATCGTSFGEEHAKLLRRLLMDQPDARAEIIFTFDGDAAGQRAALRAYAQDQRFASQTFVAVQPDGLDPCDLRLKHGDAAVRDLIASRTQLFEFVIRATIERYDVSTNEGRLAALDAAAPVVAEIKDAGLRKMYAASLDRWLGIMDEELVLRRVREQGARARSAADGRTARPAGERPGGGRAAAGEQPAHDPNDPDVQREWELLKFAVQRPATVGPAFDEVPPAAFTAPPHAAVRELIAQAGGVAAATGADWAVRLREAAPNEQVAGLVTRLAVEPLRFTGETDDRYAAELLARIAERQLTSEIAALKVKLERLNPVERPDDYARLFGDLVALEQRRRVMRERALGAL from the coding sequence GTGGCAGGCCGGATTCGCAACGAGGACATCGCGCTCGTCCGTGAGCGGTCGCCGATCGCCGACGTGGTGGGGGAGTACCTCCAGCTTCGCAACGCGGGCGGGGGCGACCTGAAGGGCCTGTGCCCCTTCCACGACGAGAAGTCGCCGTCGTTCAACGTGACCCCCTCACGGGGGCTGTACTGGTGCTTCGGCTGCGGTGAGGGCGGGGACGTCATCACCTTCGTGCAGAAGATGGAGCACCTGACGTTCGCCGAGGCGGTGCAGCGGCTCGCCGCCAAGGCCGGCGTCGAGCTGCGCTACGAGGAGGGCGGCTACGGCCCCCGCCGCCAGGACGGGCAGCGCGCCCGGCTGGTGGAGGCGCACCGGCTCGCCGCCGAGTTCTACGCCGAACGGCTGTCGTCCGACGAGGCGATGATCGGGCGGCGCTTCCTGGCCGAGCGGGGCTTCGAGGCCGCGCACGCCGAGCACTTCGGGGTGGGCTACGCCCCCCGCGAGTGGGAGGCGCTGGTCCGGCATCTGCGCGGGCGCGGGTTCAGCGACACCGAGCTGATCACGGCCGGGCTGGCGCGGGAGGGCCGCCGGGGGCCGGTGGACCGGTTCCGGGGGCGGCTGATGTGGCCGATCCGGGACATGACCGGGGACGTCATCGGGTTCGGGGCGCGCCGGCTCTACGACAACGACGACGGGCCGAAGTACCTCAACACCCCCGAGACGCCGCTGTTCAAGAAGGGCTCGGTGCTGTACGGGGCGGACCTGGCCAAGAAGGAGATGGCCCGGCGCCGCCAGGCGGTGATCGTCGAGGGCTACACCGACGTGATGGCCTGCCATCTGGCCGGGGTGCCGACCGCGGTGGCGACCTGCGGGACCTCGTTCGGCGAGGAGCACGCCAAGCTGCTGCGCCGGCTGCTGATGGACCAGCCGGACGCCCGCGCCGAGATCATCTTCACCTTCGACGGGGACGCCGCCGGGCAGCGCGCCGCGCTGCGCGCCTACGCCCAGGACCAGCGGTTCGCCTCGCAGACCTTCGTGGCGGTGCAGCCGGACGGCCTGGACCCGTGCGACCTGCGGCTCAAGCACGGCGACGCGGCGGTGCGCGATCTGATCGCCTCCCGCACCCAGCTGTTCGAGTTCGTCATCCGCGCCACCATCGAGCGCTACGACGTCAGCACCAACGAGGGCCGGCTGGCCGCGCTGGACGCCGCCGCCCCGGTGGTGGCGGAGATCAAGGACGCCGGGCTGCGCAAGATGTACGCCGCCAGCCTGGACCGCTGGCTGGGGATCATGGACGAGGAGCTGGTGCTGCGCCGGGTCCGCGAGCAGGGGGCGCGGGCCCGCTCCGCCGCCGACGGCCGCACGGCGCGGCCCGCCGGCGAGCGGCCGGGCGGCGGCCGGGCGGCGGCCGGTGAGCAGCCCGCCCACGACCCGAACGACCCGGACGTGCAGCGCGAGTGGGAGCTGCTGAAGTTCGCCGTGCAGCGTCCGGCGACCGTCGGCCCGGCGTTCGACGAGGTGCCGCCCGCCGCGTTCACCGCCCCGCCGCACGCCGCGGTGCGGGAGCTGATCGCGCAGGCCGGTGGGGTGGCCGCGGCCACCGGGGCGGACTGGGCGGTGCGGCTGCGCGAGGCCGCGCCCAACGAGCAGGTCGCCGGGCTGGTCACCCGGCTGGCGGTGGAGCCGCTGCGGTTCACCGGTGAAACGGACGACCGATATGCGGCCGAGTTGCTCGCCCGGATCGCGGAACGCCAGCTCACGAGCGAGATCGCCGCCCTCAAGGTCAAACTGGAACGGCTGAATCCGGTCGAGCGCCCCGACGACTACGCCCGGCTGTTCGGTGACCTGGTGGCGCTTGAGCAGCGCAGACGCGTGATGCGGGAGCGTGCTCTCGGGGCCCTATAG
- the rpoD gene encoding RNA polymerase sigma factor RpoD has product MLPSEAPSVDQVADLVARGRERGGVTVDDVAAAIDRSELPADSLDRVVWMLAEQGVEVLESPSETEDLTRADETDLGKRAPTSDLVRIYLREIGRVPLLTAEDEVELAKSIEAGLFAEEKLARAAVLSPVERLDLELLARDGVRAKQRLIEANLRLVVSIAKRYVGRGMLFLDLIQEGNLGLIRAVEKFDYTKGFKFSTYATWWIRQAITRAIADQARTIRIPVHMVETINKLVRVQRQLHQDLGREPTPEEIGKEMGLTAERVTEIQRIAQEPVSLQSPIGEEDSDLGDFIEDADAVVPMEAAAFILLQDQLEDILCTLSEREQRIIQLRFGLTDGHPRTLEEVGREFGVTRERIRQIESKTLAKLRHPSRAQMLREYLE; this is encoded by the coding sequence GTGCTGCCAAGCGAAGCGCCATCGGTTGACCAGGTGGCGGACCTTGTCGCGCGTGGGAGAGAACGCGGCGGTGTGACCGTCGACGACGTCGCCGCCGCGATCGATCGTTCGGAGTTGCCGGCAGACTCGCTTGACAGGGTCGTCTGGATGCTCGCCGAGCAGGGGGTGGAGGTCCTGGAGTCTCCCAGCGAGACCGAGGACCTCACGCGAGCGGACGAGACCGACCTCGGCAAGCGGGCGCCGACGAGCGACCTGGTCCGGATCTACCTGCGGGAGATCGGGCGCGTACCGCTGCTGACGGCAGAAGATGAAGTCGAACTCGCCAAATCGATAGAGGCGGGCCTGTTCGCCGAGGAGAAGCTGGCCCGGGCGGCCGTGCTCTCCCCGGTGGAGCGGCTCGACCTCGAACTGCTCGCGCGGGACGGGGTCCGTGCGAAGCAACGTCTCATCGAGGCCAACCTGCGCCTGGTGGTCTCGATCGCCAAACGCTACGTGGGCCGGGGAATGCTGTTCCTCGACCTCATCCAGGAGGGGAATCTCGGACTGATCCGCGCCGTCGAGAAATTCGACTACACCAAAGGTTTCAAGTTCTCCACCTACGCCACCTGGTGGATCCGGCAGGCGATCACGCGGGCGATCGCCGACCAGGCGCGCACCATCCGCATCCCGGTGCACATGGTGGAGACCATCAACAAGCTGGTGCGGGTGCAGCGGCAGCTGCACCAGGACCTGGGCCGGGAGCCGACCCCGGAGGAGATCGGCAAGGAGATGGGGCTGACCGCCGAACGGGTCACCGAGATCCAGCGGATCGCCCAGGAGCCGGTGTCGCTGCAGTCGCCGATCGGCGAGGAGGACTCCGACCTCGGCGACTTCATCGAGGACGCCGACGCGGTGGTCCCGATGGAGGCCGCGGCGTTCATCCTGCTGCAGGACCAGCTCGAGGACATCCTGTGCACGCTGTCGGAACGGGAGCAGCGCATCATCCAGCTGCGCTTCGGCCTGACCGACGGCCATCCCCGCACCCTCGAGGAGGTCGGCCGCGAGTTCGGGGTGACCCGGGAGCGGATCCGCCAGATCGAGTCCAAGACCCTGGCCAAGCTCCGCCACCCGTCCCGCGCGCAGATGCTCCGCGAGTATCTGGAGTAG
- a CDS encoding YbjQ family protein, giving the protein MLIVTTDGLPGYEIRRVLGEVFGVAVQTDQGAAAPTGASPSSGTFRVTGEQPGLGLSQARREAVQRLAEEARRMGATAVVGMTFDNAFVSSGSGRGGHEVCAYGTAVVAEPAAPQPQHPSGGYAKPAAPQPPVPPYVDQPGRPPMVARNLTIGLHGENPR; this is encoded by the coding sequence ATGCTGATCGTCACGACTGATGGCCTGCCGGGGTACGAGATCCGCAGGGTGCTCGGCGAGGTGTTCGGGGTGGCCGTCCAGACCGATCAGGGCGCTGCGGCCCCGACGGGGGCCTCTCCCAGCAGCGGAACCTTCCGGGTGACCGGTGAACAGCCGGGCCTCGGCCTGTCCCAGGCCCGCCGGGAGGCCGTGCAGCGGCTCGCCGAGGAGGCCCGCCGGATGGGGGCCACCGCCGTGGTGGGCATGACGTTCGACAACGCCTTCGTCAGCAGCGGCTCCGGCCGCGGCGGCCACGAGGTGTGCGCCTACGGCACCGCCGTCGTCGCCGAACCCGCCGCCCCCCAGCCCCAGCACCCCTCCGGCGGCTACGCCAAGCCCGCCGCCCCCCAGCCCCCGGTCCCCCCGTACGTGGACCAGCCGGGCCGCCCGCCCATGGTGGCCCGCAACCTCACCATCGGCCTCCACGGCGAGAACCCGCGTTGA
- a CDS encoding coiled-coil domain-containing protein, with amino-acid sequence MRGAGDQRRRGRRGGSAEAAWNAAVAAREQSATAFYDMDQAQKYVGGRVTLFTDLDPAAAASARREMAALNERANATAAAYIAVLDAHDLDDLDRSAAEYEAARRALESAAGGLAGVTAELNGFAARLADRMAGLEAALEQLPPRLAAARDAVAAAEAAVERARAAGLDATDPETELAQARRTLDRLSAAGLGGLGLSGALEAAEEVRRVADAARERAEELPREAEKVRNSLTAVRTRVEVVAGRLDPVRAAMRDLLRGYALACWQDLKNAPEAVEEGLARARERIAEAEAHADRGEWRQARRAVTAARTELTAADRRARQVTDRLADLNATAADPGAPAEAARFVVRDAQRLVVGASREISPRHARTLDTLAERLEAAPDRLTGPHPDYWSYLQELESIKTAARDVVDQVRSELARHHGG; translated from the coding sequence TTGCGGGGAGCGGGTGACCAGCGCCGTCGCGGACGCCGCGGCGGGTCGGCCGAGGCGGCGTGGAACGCGGCGGTCGCCGCGCGGGAACAGTCCGCCACCGCGTTCTACGACATGGACCAGGCGCAGAAGTACGTCGGCGGGCGGGTCACCCTGTTCACCGACCTGGACCCCGCCGCCGCGGCCTCCGCGCGGCGGGAGATGGCGGCGCTCAACGAGCGCGCCAACGCCACCGCCGCCGCCTACATCGCCGTGCTGGACGCTCACGACCTGGACGACCTGGACCGCTCGGCCGCCGAGTACGAGGCCGCCCGCCGCGCCCTGGAGTCGGCGGCCGGGGGCCTGGCCGGGGTCACCGCCGAGCTGAACGGCTTCGCCGCCCGCCTGGCCGACCGCATGGCCGGTCTGGAGGCCGCGCTGGAGCAGTTGCCGCCCCGGCTGGCCGCCGCCCGCGACGCCGTCGCCGCCGCCGAGGCCGCCGTCGAACGGGCCCGCGCGGCCGGCCTGGACGCCACCGACCCCGAGACGGAGCTGGCGCAGGCCCGCCGGACGCTGGACCGTCTGTCGGCCGCCGGGCTCGGCGGCCTGGGCCTGTCCGGCGCGCTGGAGGCCGCCGAGGAGGTCCGCCGCGTCGCCGACGCCGCCCGCGAGCGGGCCGAGGAGCTGCCCAGGGAGGCCGAGAAGGTCCGCAACTCGCTGACCGCCGTGCGCACCCGGGTCGAGGTCGTGGCCGGCCGCCTCGATCCGGTCCGCGCCGCGATGCGCGACCTGCTGCGCGGCTACGCGCTGGCCTGCTGGCAGGACCTCAAGAACGCCCCCGAGGCCGTCGAGGAGGGCCTCGCCCGCGCCCGGGAGCGGATCGCCGAGGCCGAGGCGCACGCCGACCGCGGCGAATGGCGCCAGGCCCGGCGCGCCGTAACCGCCGCCCGCACCGAGCTCACCGCCGCCGACCGCCGCGCCCGCCAGGTCACCGACCGCCTGGCGGACCTGAACGCGACCGCCGCCGACCCCGGCGCCCCCGCCGAGGCCGCCCGCTTCGTCGTCCGCGACGCCCAGAGACTCGTCGTCGGCGCGTCCCGGGAGATCTCCCCCCGCCACGCCCGCACCCTGGACACCCTGGCCGAACGCCTGGAGGCCGCCCCGGACCGCCTCACCGGCCCGCACCCCGACTACTGGTCCTACCTCCAGGAACTGGAGTCCATCAAGACCGCCGCCAGGGACGTCGTGGACCAGGTCCGCTCCGAACTCGCCCGCCACCACGGCGGTTAG
- a CDS encoding TerD family protein, protein MGVSLSKGGNVSLTKQAPGLTAVIVGLGWDVRTTTGTDFDLDASAIVLDAGGKVLSDQHFVFFNNLRTPDGTVEHSGDNLTGAGEGDDEQIRVNLAGMPAEAQRVAFAVSIYEADQRGQNFGQVRNAFIRVVNQADGNELARYDLSEDASTETAMVFGELYRNGAEWKFRAVGQGYASGLAGIAMDFGVNV, encoded by the coding sequence GTGGGTGTCAGTCTGAGCAAGGGCGGCAACGTCTCGCTCACCAAGCAGGCGCCGGGGCTGACCGCGGTCATCGTGGGACTCGGCTGGGACGTGCGGACCACGACGGGCACCGACTTCGACCTGGACGCCTCCGCGATCGTGCTGGACGCCGGCGGCAAGGTGCTGTCGGACCAGCACTTCGTGTTCTTCAACAACCTGCGCACCCCCGACGGGACGGTGGAGCACTCGGGGGACAACCTGACCGGCGCCGGCGAGGGCGACGACGAGCAGATCAGGGTGAACCTGGCGGGGATGCCCGCCGAGGCGCAGCGGGTGGCGTTCGCGGTCTCGATCTACGAGGCCGACCAGCGCGGGCAGAACTTCGGCCAGGTCCGCAACGCCTTCATCCGGGTGGTCAACCAGGCCGACGGCAACGAGCTGGCCCGCTACGACCTGTCCGAGGACGCCTCCACCGAGACCGCCATGGTGTTCGGTGAGCTGTATCGCAACGGCGCGGAATGGAAATTCCGGGCGGTCGGCCAGGGTTATGCCTCGGGGCTGGCCGGGATCGCGATGGACTTCGGGGTCAACGTCTGA